One genomic segment of Scophthalmus maximus strain ysfricsl-2021 chromosome 3, ASM2237912v1, whole genome shotgun sequence includes these proteins:
- the fam50a gene encoding protein FAM50A, producing the protein MAQYKGAASEAGRAMQLMKKREKEREQLEQLKQKIAEDNMVKSNIDKKFSAHYDAVEAELKSSTVGLVTLNDMKAKQEALVKEREKQLAKKEQSKELMLKLEKQKEKKRKEEQKRKIASLSFNPEDEGEEEEETEDEDQDYLPAKKKLGKNPDVDTSFLPDRDREEEENRLREELRQEWELKQEKIKSEEIEITFSYWDGSGHRKTVKMKKGNTIQNFLQRALEVLRKDFSELRSAGVEQLMYIKEDLIIPHHHSFYDFIVTKARGKSGPLFSFDVHDDIRLVNDATVEKDESHAGKVVLRSWYEKNKHIFPASRWEPYDPEKKWDKYTIR; encoded by the exons ATGGCGCAGTACAAAGGAGCCGCCAGCGAGGCGGGCAGAGCCATGCAGCTGATGAAGAAACGAGAAAAAGAACGAGAGCAACTCGAACAGCTGAAGCAGAAGATTGCTGAG GACAACATGGTCAAGTCCAACATCGACAAGAAGTTCTCAGCCCACTATGATGCCGTGGAGGCAGAGCTCAAGTCCAGCACGGTTG GTCTGGTGACACTGAATGACATGAAGGCCAAGCAGGAGGCGCTGGTGAAGGAGCGAGAGAAGCAGCTGGCCAAGAAGGAGCAGTCCAAGGAGCTCATGCT CAAACtagagaagcagaaagagaagaagaggaaggaggagcagaagaggaaaaTAGCCAGTTTGTCCTTCAATCCTGAAgacgaaggagaagaggaagaggaaactgaGGATGAGGATCAGGACT ATCTTCCAGCTAAGAAGAAGCTGGGGAAAAATCCAGACGTGGACACAAGTTTCCTTCCTGATCgagacagagag gaggaagagaatcGTCTCCGAGAGGAACTCCGGCAGGAGTGGGAGCTCAAACAGGAGAAGATTAAGA GTGAGGAGATTGAGATCACATTCAGCTACTGGGATGGCTCTGGGCATCGTAAGACGGTCAAG ATGAAGAAGGGTAATACCATCCAGAACTTCCTGCAGAGGGCCCTGGAAGTCCTCAGGAAGGACTTCAGTGAGCTCAG GTCTGCTGGGGTCGAGCAGCTGATGTACATCAAAGAGGACCTGATAATCCCTCAT CACCACAGTTTTTATGACTTCATCGTGACCAAAGCCAGAGGCAAATCCG GTCCTCTTTTCAGCTTTGACGTCCATGACGATATTCGACTTGTGAACGACGCCACTGTAGAGAAAGATGAg TCTCACGCAGGTAAAGTGGTGCTGCGGAGCTGGTACGAGAAGAACAAGCACATCTTCCCTGCGAGTCGCTGGGAGCCATATGATCCTGAGAAGAAATGGGACAAATACACg
- the cav4b gene encoding caveolin-2, which translates to MMMVSDDCLVECKIDDDSDEDDGGGEQMSTPPPPPPPEFASKPPTPPTAPATPTPTCPVNRDPYGINKHLQVEVSDVLAEPAAPRSIDKVWLYSVTGFEKTRSWTYRGLTLLLAVPFALLCGVFLAILACLHVWFVVPCIQLSNTFLPCLRSLCVCSVNMFISPFCASLALCCSQIAISLSNKDWHPTGDKEAARV; encoded by the exons atgatgatggtgagcgACGACTGTCTGGTGGAGTGTAAGATCGACGACGACAGCGATGAAGATGACGGAGGAGGGGAGCAGATGagcactccccctcctcctcctcctccggagtTTGCATCCAAACCTCCGACACCTCCCACGGCCCCTGCTACACCCACACCCACCTGTCCGGTCAACAGGGACCCTTATGGCATCAACAAGCATCTACAG GTGGAGGTCAGCGATGTGCTGGCAGAGCCCGCTGCGCCGCGCAGCATAGACAAAGTGTGGCTTTACAGCGTCACCGGCTTTGAGAAGACTCGCTCCTGGACGTACCGCGGCCTCACCTTGCTGCTCGCAGTGCCCTTCGCTCTCCTCTGTGGCGTCTTCCTGGCCATTCTCGCTTGTCTGCACGTGTG GTTCGTGGTGCCTTGCATACAGCTGAGCAACACCTTCCTTCCATGCCTGCGCTCCCTGTGCGTGTGCTCCGTGAACATGTTCATCTCGCCCTTTTGTGCGTCTCTCGCCCTCTGCTGCAGTCAAATTGCCATTTCGCTGTCTAACAAGGACTGGCATCCAACGGGGGACAAAGAGGCTGCCCGCGTGTAG